The window CAATGGCAGATCGCACTATCCAACGCTACAACCAATCCCGATGACTATCGGGATGCCAAAGAGTGGGCATGTCCGACCCCAGAAGAAAAATTATTAATCGCCTCCCCTTTAGAGAATAAAAATACCCTTCCACACAAGCTGACACAAGATTAAAAAGCAACTTAACAATGACACAGAAACTGAATATTGACAATGGCTTACAAGACTGGAAAGAAGAACACCAAGCGGTAACAGGCGGTATATTTTATTGCCGAGATAGTGGGGATTTCTGCGTTTCTACATCTAATAAACTTTCGTATGACATGACAGATTTGTGCTTTGAAACCTGTCTGCCGACAGGCAGGTCGGCAAAATAAACATACCGCCAAACCGTCAGTTTTGGCCAAAGCAAATAAACCGGAGAAATAAGCGTGAAATAACTTAAAAAATCCCGTTTCTTGGGCATTAAAAATAATTTTGTCTCTATAAATCGGGAAAATTTTCCTGTAAATTCATTTTTTTCAGTTTTTAATAACAGGGATTTATCCCAAACACAATATTGCTTTAACACTGACGTTTGCGTAAATATAATGAAAAAGCATACAGCAACCTTCATATTTTTTGCATTTTCTTTTTACTTGGTATCTGGGCAAACTTCTTTTTTTGACCGGCTTGCCGACTCTGCCCTGGTTTTAACTCACCAGAAAGTAAAATATGACCCTTCTTATTTTCAGATAAAATATCCGGACGGAGACATCCCTGCTGACAGGGGAGTCTGCACAGACGTAATCATCCGTGCCTACCGCAAACTCGGTATTGACCTGCAAAAAGAAGTACATCAGGACATGGTGGCAAACTTTGAAAAATATCCTGAAAATTGGGGATTGACAAAACCAGACAAAAATATTGACCATAGAAGAGTGCCTAACCTGATGACTTTTTTTTCAAGAAAAGGAATTGAAAAGGAAATTTCACAAGACCCGAAAGACTATCTGCCGGGAGATATTGTTTGTTGGGATTTAGGCGGAGGCATTACACATATCGGGCTGGTATCGAAGGTAAAATCAACCGATGGACGCAGATATTTAATCATCCATAACATAGGAAACGGACAAGTGATTGAAGATTGTCTTTTTAGCTTTAAAATCATCGGGCATTACCGTTATAAAAAATAATCCCTATCACTGAAGCAGAAAACTTATGGCTTTTCCAATGAAATCAAACTTTTTACGGCCCGGATAGCTTTATCAGTTCTTTCCTGCTCTTTCCCGCTGATCTCAATAAAATTAAACTTCCTTGACGACAACTCTTTTCTGAACCATTGATAAAAAAAGTCGCCCAATCCGGGATGCTCACGCAAGGGATCATAAATCCAGGGAATGTCAGGGACACAAAGGAGATAGAGATCGTACTGCCGCTCCATTATTTTAGGTTCCAGCCAGTCCGGGGTTTTTCCGTATTTGTATTCCATCCAGATTTTAATCACAAGTAACTCAGTATCAGCTATCAGTAAATCAGGCCGGTTGAGAATGATGTCGTCCTCCTGCTTCATCTGGGCTATGGCAATCTGCCCGACATCTTCATAAGTATATGGACGGTTGAGTTTTTCGAGGTAAACCCTTGCATATTCTTCGACCAGCGGACAGTTAAAATGTGCTGAAAGCTTCTCCGCCAGAAAGGTTTTCCCTGTTGACTCAGGTCCGGTTACTGCAACACGTATCATGACTGCTGCAATTTAATTTTTTTCTGCCATTCGATTAGTCCATACACAGCCAGTATGGTAAAGAAAAAGTAAAGAAAGCTGAAAACAAACAGATGTTTGTAAATATAAATACCGGTACAGAGCAGGTCGATAACAATCCACAGCCACCAGTTTTCTATCATTTTTCTGGCCATCAGGAAGGTGCCGATAATTCCCCAAACGGTAGTGGTGGCATCAAGATATGGCAGGGAAGCATCTGTATAATGTTCGAAAAACCAACCAGACAAGAAGGTGAAAATAATACCAATGCTCAGTAAGACTATTGATAAGCTAAAAGTGATATGCCTGATAGGTGGAGCAGTGTTTTCTTTTCCCCCCTTCAACCAGAAATAAAAGCCGTAAATTGTCATGACAAAATAAAAAATCTGAAGAATTGCATCCTGATAAAGCCTTGACTGATAAAACACAATGGCAGATAAAACCACATTAATCAAAGCAACCGGCCAGCACCAGATAATTTCCTTTGCAGTCAGAAAGACACCGGCAATACCAGCAATGGCGGCAATTATTTCAAGGTAATTCTCTGATAAATAATCAAAAACAATACTGGTCATTAATCCGATAAATCAGCATTGATTATTTTCATAACAAAAACAGAATGAGGGAGTTCCATAGCTTTACGGATTTCGGTAGTCAAGGCATTCATAACGAGAGAATACTCCCCGAAAATCTGGGTACTCATACCATTGGTAACTACTTTCAAACCTTCATACTGATTGATTTTATCAATAAAGTTTCTGATAGGCGGAATAAAATTACCAGAAAGCGGATAATAGCTGATTTCAACAGAAACTGTCATAACATTTGTTTTAAAAATCAGGCAAAAATAAGCCAAAATGTTGACAAATAAGGGATTACAGAGCAAGAGAAATCACATTTCAGGGGAATTACAAACAATTTATTCTGAAAATGTTAAAAATATATTTGCCGGTGATGTTTTTTTATTACTAATATTGCTACCTTTGAAATAATTTTTTAATGGCTTCCATCATTCAAAATTAGTAAGAATTAATATTCTTTATGAAAGTAAAGCTTTACGGAACAAGGGGTTCGGTCCCTGTATTCAATCCAAAATCAGTGCGTTATGGAGGAAACACCACCTGCCTTCGTATTTACAGCGATCATATCGGTGAAAACTGTGCACTGGTGATTGATGCTGGCAGCGGAATAATTCCAATGGGTGACGAACTGCTCAAAGAAACCAAAGGACAACTGAAAGAAGTAACACTCTTATTTACTCACTGGCATAATGATCATACACTGGGCCTGTTTTTATCGCCTATTACCTTTATAAAAACTGTCAGAATGAAACTTTTAGGTCCTAATGAAAACAATATCGGGCCTAAAGAAATGATGGAGGATATGATGAGGCCACCCTATTTCCCGATTGATGTCAGGGAAGTCAGAAGCAAGTTTGAGTATTTCGACATTATGATGCCTCAGGCTCAGGTACTTCTGCTGAATAAATTTGGGATGACCATTCTTGACCTCGATGTTTACGAAAAAATAGAGCTTAATCACGAAATGGTCGAACTTAACGAAGAGCTTTATCCACTTGATGATTTTCTGGTGATAAAAATGCACCG of the Sphingobacteriales bacterium genome contains:
- a CDS encoding DUF1287 domain-containing protein; its protein translation is MKKHTATFIFFAFSFYLVSGQTSFFDRLADSALVLTHQKVKYDPSYFQIKYPDGDIPADRGVCTDVIIRAYRKLGIDLQKEVHQDMVANFEKYPENWGLTKPDKNIDHRRVPNLMTFFSRKGIEKEISQDPKDYLPGDIVCWDLGGGITHIGLVSKVKSTDGRRYLIIHNIGNGQVIEDCLFSFKIIGHYRYKK
- a CDS encoding ATP-binding protein: MIRVAVTGPESTGKTFLAEKLSAHFNCPLVEEYARVYLEKLNRPYTYEDVGQIAIAQMKQEDDIILNRPDLLIADTELLVIKIWMEYKYGKTPDWLEPKIMERQYDLYLLCVPDIPWIYDPLREHPGLGDFFYQWFRKELSSRKFNFIEISGKEQERTDKAIRAVKSLISLEKP
- a CDS encoding nicotinamide mononucleotide transporter — translated: MTSIVFDYLSENYLEIIAAIAGIAGVFLTAKEIIWCWPVALINVVLSAIVFYQSRLYQDAILQIFYFVMTIYGFYFWLKGGKENTAPPIRHITFSLSIVLLSIGIIFTFLSGWFFEHYTDASLPYLDATTTVWGIIGTFLMARKMIENWWLWIVIDLLCTGIYIYKHLFVFSFLYFFFTILAVYGLIEWQKKIKLQQS
- a CDS encoding MBL fold metallo-hydrolase, with translation MKVKLYGTRGSVPVFNPKSVRYGGNTTCLRIYSDHIGENCALVIDAGSGIIPMGDELLKETKGQLKEVTLLFTHWHNDHTLGLFLSPITFIKTVRMKLLGPNENNIGPKEMMEDMMRPPYFPIDVREVRSKFEYFDIMMPQAQVLLLNKFGMTILDLDVYEKIELNHEMVELNEELYPLDDFLVIKMHRAKHPDKTISYRFEDKKSGKVFVFLTDNENEDGFSGHLKKHVMNADLLIIDAQYSREKYNSFTVGFGHGTPDYAVRLAEFCKVKKLGFTHHDPMSEDTDIDKILQEGINAKSKDSQLEIFACADYLEVEV